In one Marinitoga hydrogenitolerans DSM 16785 genomic region, the following are encoded:
- the dnaG gene encoding DNA primase, with protein sequence MIPKEIIDEINSRLNIKDIVGNYLSLKKTGKNYTALCPFHPEDTPSFFIFPSTNTFHCFGCGAHGDPISFIQKYEQLNFIDAVKKAAVLAGIDISQYIQRKELPIELQIFEEYHKKYKEILLNLPQSHPAWKYLINRGINKNYAERFGLGFSNGSLKSSILDDFDLPITLGNKLGIVREDGKEIFQNRIIIPINDDFGRVIAFAGRTIKNETPKYLNSPENKFFQKSKILFLFDKSKNIIKREKYSILVEGYFDAISMHINGFENTVAILGSAFTQYHAKKLIKLSDKIITMFDMDEAGQNATLKSLDYLLSFGFQVAIAQYTTKDPDELIKKEGQNGILRTLENSKKFHEFIPEYFKDKYNLDDEFGIEQYLEKMAEWYLKFQRSKHAAILDTFIKRISLIILKPENNIKKAIDNILKYKKYNKKVIPYASLEEPTISSREKRYNELDKQLIWLWIKHKKYRKRIQEKLSSKDFETYGKEFLDFIENGYDLSEILENGSEELINLIKLTWNFDYDIEPERIFMSLIDSIEKFRKEEEVKKLRKMLNNTNDPKEKKEIMKKIFEILATLKKRGGVF encoded by the coding sequence TTGATACCAAAGGAAATTATTGATGAAATCAATTCAAGATTAAATATAAAAGATATTGTCGGAAATTATCTTTCTTTAAAAAAAACGGGAAAGAATTATACCGCCTTGTGTCCTTTTCATCCAGAAGACACACCTTCTTTTTTTATTTTCCCATCAACAAATACTTTTCATTGTTTCGGATGTGGCGCCCATGGCGATCCAATTAGCTTTATTCAAAAATATGAACAATTAAATTTTATAGATGCCGTTAAAAAGGCTGCAGTTTTAGCTGGTATAGATATTTCTCAATATATACAAAGAAAAGAGCTACCTATAGAACTACAAATATTTGAAGAATATCATAAAAAATATAAAGAAATATTGTTGAATTTACCTCAATCTCATCCAGCATGGAAATATTTAATCAACAGAGGAATTAATAAAAATTATGCTGAAAGATTTGGTTTGGGTTTTTCCAATGGTTCTTTAAAATCATCAATTTTAGATGATTTTGATTTACCGATAACTCTTGGAAATAAATTAGGAATAGTTAGAGAAGATGGGAAAGAAATATTTCAAAACAGAATAATTATTCCTATAAATGATGATTTTGGAAGAGTTATTGCCTTTGCAGGAAGAACAATAAAAAATGAAACCCCTAAATACTTAAACAGTCCAGAAAATAAATTCTTCCAGAAATCTAAGATTTTATTCTTATTTGATAAATCTAAAAATATTATAAAAAGAGAAAAATATAGTATTTTAGTAGAAGGTTATTTTGATGCTATTAGTATGCATATAAATGGTTTTGAAAATACTGTTGCAATTCTCGGTTCAGCTTTTACGCAATATCATGCTAAAAAACTTATAAAATTATCCGATAAAATTATCACTATGTTTGATATGGATGAAGCCGGTCAAAACGCCACACTTAAATCTTTAGATTATTTATTATCTTTTGGATTTCAGGTTGCCATAGCCCAATACACCACAAAAGATCCTGATGAATTAATAAAAAAAGAAGGGCAAAATGGGATTCTTCGAACTTTAGAAAATTCGAAAAAATTTCATGAATTTATACCTGAATATTTTAAAGATAAATATAATTTAGATGATGAATTTGGTATTGAACAATATCTTGAAAAAATGGCAGAATGGTATTTGAAATTTCAACGATCAAAGCATGCTGCAATTCTGGATACATTTATTAAAAGAATTTCTTTGATTATTTTAAAGCCAGAAAATAATATAAAAAAAGCCATTGATAATATATTAAAATATAAAAAGTACAATAAAAAAGTAATTCCTTATGCATCTCTTGAAGAACCAACAATATCCTCAAGAGAAAAAAGGTATAATGAATTAGATAAACAACTTATTTGGTTATGGATAAAACATAAAAAGTATAGAAAAAGAATACAAGAAAAACTCTCTTCAAAAGACTTTGAAACATATGGAAAAGAATTTTTAGATTTTATTGAAAATGGCTATGATTTATCAGAAATATTGGAAAATGGTAGCGAAGAGTTAATTAATTTAATAAAGTTAACATGGAATTTTGATTATGATATCGAACCAGAAAGAATATTTATGAGTCTAATAGATTCGATAGAAAAATTCCGAAAAGAAGAGGAAGTTAAAAAACTAAGAAAAATGCTTAATAACACAA
- the rpsI gene encoding 30S ribosomal protein S9, which translates to MAEFIDYYGTGRRKASIARVHLRPGEGKVRVNKKEFENLTQYFNNNPVWSKHALEPLTVTENEGKFDLVITVEGGGMNGQAGAIRLGIARALLKFDENLRPVLRKYGLLTRDPREVERKKYGLRKARRAPQFSKR; encoded by the coding sequence ATGGCTGAATTTATAGATTATTATGGAACAGGTAGAAGAAAAGCTTCTATCGCAAGAGTACACTTAAGACCAGGTGAAGGAAAAGTAAGAGTAAATAAAAAAGAATTTGAAAATTTAACTCAATACTTTAATAATAACCCTGTTTGGTCAAAACACGCTTTAGAACCTTTAACAGTTACAGAAAATGAAGGAAAATTCGATTTAGTTATAACTGTAGAAGGCGGAGGAATGAATGGTCAAGCTGGTGCTATTAGATTGGGTATTGCAAGAGCTTTATTAAAATTCGACGAAAACTTAAGACCTGTTTTAAGAAAATACGGATTATTAACAAGAGATCCAAGAGAAGTAGAAAGAAAGAAATACGGTTTAAGAAAAGCAAGAAGAGCTCCTCAATTCTCAAAGAGATGA
- the rplM gene encoding 50S ribosomal protein L13, protein MASIMTQKSYLAKNEEIERKWYVVDAAGMSLGRLASQVAKILQGKHKPTYTPHVDTGDYVIVINAEKIVLTGKKWTQKKYYRHTGYPGGIKEQTAKEILEKYPERLIEKAVKGMLPKTTLGRHMFKKLKVYSGSSHPHEAQKPEKLEL, encoded by the coding sequence ATGGCTTCAATTATGACTCAAAAGAGTTATTTAGCAAAAAATGAAGAAATTGAAAGAAAATGGTATGTTGTTGATGCAGCTGGAATGTCATTAGGTAGATTAGCTTCACAAGTAGCTAAGATATTGCAGGGGAAACACAAACCAACTTATACACCACATGTCGATACAGGTGATTATGTAATTGTAATAAATGCTGAAAAAATTGTTTTAACAGGTAAAAAATGGACTCAAAAGAAATATTATAGACATACAGGATATCCTGGAGGTATAAAAGAACAAACAGCAAAAGAAATATTAGAAAAATATCCTGAAAGATTAATAGAAAAAGCTGTAAAAGGTATGCTTCCAAAAACAACATTAGGAAGACACATGTTCAAGAAATTAAAGGTTTATTCTGGTTCTAGTCACCCTCATGAAGCACAAAAACCAGAAAAGTTGGAATTATAA
- a CDS encoding ECF transporter S component — MSRVKTLSTAGILGALSVLLMFLEFPIFPFASFLKFDPSALLIIASLFLFDWKTAMFSLITKDIVFYFVKSGDLIGVSMDFIAIFTFISILTIFKLNINKYIKYSISSFGVGIIMVLMNMAIIPIYFKMSFSEAAKYFGLSSWTLIITIIAFNMIKFIIDAILGDLLYKRIKNFFS, encoded by the coding sequence ATGAGCCGTGTAAAAACATTATCCACGGCAGGAATATTGGGAGCGTTATCGGTACTATTAATGTTTTTAGAATTTCCAATATTTCCTTTTGCAAGTTTTTTGAAATTTGATCCAAGTGCATTACTAATTATTGCTTCTCTTTTTTTATTTGACTGGAAAACCGCCATGTTCTCGTTAATAACAAAAGATATTGTATTTTATTTTGTAAAATCTGGTGATTTAATAGGCGTTTCAATGGATTTTATAGCCATTTTTACTTTTATATCAATACTTACAATTTTTAAATTAAATATAAACAAATATATTAAATATAGTATTTCTTCTTTTGGTGTTGGTATAATAATGGTTTTAATGAACATGGCTATTATTCCTATTTATTTTAAAATGTCTTTTAGCGAAGCAGCAAAATATTTTGGTTTATCATCATGGACACTTATTATAACTATAATCGCTTTTAATATGATTAAATTCATTATAGACGCTATTTTAGGCGACTTGTTATATAAAAGAATAAAGAACTTTTTTTCCTAA
- the rpmA gene encoding 50S ribosomal protein L27, with the protein MKINLQLFSSKKSGGTAKNGRDSNPKYLGVKKSDGQKVVPGNIIVRQRGTHFHPGNNVGIGKDHTIFAKIEGYVKFEKRNNRRIISVYPER; encoded by the coding sequence ATGAAAATAAATCTTCAACTCTTTTCATCAAAAAAGAGTGGAGGTACCGCAAAAAACGGAAGAGATTCCAATCCTAAGTACCTCGGAGTTAAAAAAAGCGACGGTCAAAAAGTAGTTCCAGGAAATATCATTGTTAGACAAAGAGGAACTCATTTCCACCCAGGAAACAATGTTGGAATTGGAAAAGATCATACAATATTTGCTAAAATAGAAGGTTATGTGAAATTCGAAAAAAGAAACAACAGAAGAATAATCAGCGTTTATCCAGAAAGATGA
- a CDS encoding ribosomal-processing cysteine protease Prp, giving the protein MIQVTFNFKKNIVTIKGHADFDQYGKDIVCSAVSVLTQFVSEIIKNENLGDFKTKDGYLKINWSNNELSDKLIKYLHDALKSIEESYPDNLKVEVNK; this is encoded by the coding sequence ATGATTCAAGTAACATTTAATTTCAAAAAAAACATAGTTACAATTAAAGGACACGCAGATTTCGATCAGTATGGAAAAGACATTGTATGTAGTGCTGTAAGTGTTTTAACCCAATTTGTTTCAGAAATCATTAAAAATGAGAATTTAGGCGATTTCAAAACAAAAGATGGTTATTTAAAAATTAATTGGTCAAATAATGAGTTATCTGATAAATTGATAAAATATTTACACGATGCATTAAAAAGTATTGAAGAAAGTTATCCCGATAACTTAAAAGTGGAGGTGAATAAGTAA
- the rplU gene encoding 50S ribosomal protein L21 has product MYAIIEVGGKQYRVEEGMELYTEKLNGYEPGSEVVLDKVLFVKDESAKVGKPYVENAKVVAEVVKHGKDKKVLVVKFQGRKNYRRKKGHRQHFTALKIKKIEA; this is encoded by the coding sequence ATGTACGCTATCATTGAAGTTGGCGGAAAACAATACAGAGTAGAAGAAGGCATGGAACTTTACACAGAAAAATTAAATGGATATGAACCAGGTTCTGAAGTTGTTTTAGACAAAGTTTTATTTGTAAAAGATGAGTCTGCAAAAGTTGGAAAGCCATACGTAGAAAACGCAAAGGTTGTTGCTGAAGTCGTAAAACATGGAAAAGATAAAAAAGTATTAGTTGTAAAGTTCCAGGGAAGAAAAAATTACAGAAGAAAAAAAGGACATCGTCAACATTTTACTGCTTTAAAGATTAAAAAAATCGAAGCATGA
- a CDS encoding exodeoxyribonuclease III: MKIISWNVNGIRAAIKKGFIDFLNTEDPDILCIQETKAREEQLTKKFLSYGTWKKYFVSAEKKGYSGVATFTKIEPKNILKGFGNEKFDSEGRTLITEYENFSLFNIYFPNGKARQERLEYKMDFYYYLLEFLEDYKKKQPNIIICGDVNTAHKEIDLARPKENENVSGFLPIEREWIDKLLDSGFIDTFRMFNQEPNNYTWWDYKTRARERNVGWRIDYFFISTPLENKIKDAFILSDVMGSDHCPIGIEINNSTYTG; this comes from the coding sequence ATGAAAATTATATCTTGGAATGTTAATGGAATAAGAGCAGCTATAAAGAAAGGTTTTATAGATTTCCTGAATACCGAAGATCCAGATATATTATGTATTCAAGAAACAAAAGCAAGGGAAGAGCAATTAACCAAAAAATTTTTAAGTTATGGAACATGGAAAAAATATTTTGTTTCAGCAGAAAAAAAAGGATATAGTGGTGTAGCTACTTTTACAAAAATCGAACCAAAAAATATTTTAAAAGGTTTCGGAAATGAAAAGTTTGATTCTGAAGGAAGAACATTAATTACTGAATATGAAAACTTTTCGCTTTTTAATATATATTTCCCAAACGGTAAAGCAAGACAGGAAAGATTGGAATATAAAATGGATTTTTACTATTATTTATTGGAATTTTTAGAAGATTATAAAAAGAAACAACCTAATATTATTATTTGTGGCGATGTTAACACTGCACATAAAGAAATAGATCTTGCAAGACCAAAGGAAAATGAAAATGTATCTGGATTTTTACCCATAGAAAGAGAATGGATTGATAAGTTATTGGATAGTGGATTTATTGATACATTCAGAATGTTTAATCAAGAACCAAATAATTATACATGGTGGGATTACAAAACTAGAGCAAGAGAAAGGAATGTTGGATGGAGAATAGATTATTTCTTCATAAGTACTCCTTTGGAAAATAAAATTAAAGATGCTTTTATTCTTTCAGATGTAATGGGTTCCGATCATTGCCCTATTGGAATTGAAATCAATAATAGTACATATACTGGATAA